The genomic DNA ccatctgtaaatagcccatccaacctacctcatccccatattgtttttatatcctttttttgctcttttgcacaccagtatttctacttgcacatcatcttctgcacatctatcactccagtgttaatatgctaaattgtaattacttcgctactacggcctatttattgccttacctccttatgccatttgcacacactgtatatagacttttctattgtgttattgactgtacgtttgtttattccatgtgtaactctgtgttgttgtttgtgtcccactgctttgctttatcttggccaggtcgcagttgtaaatgagaacttgttctcaactggcctacctggttaaattaaggtgaattattatttttaaattcatGGTGACCCCTAACCTCAGAGGGTCACCCAGAGACCACATAATATATTTCATGGTCAACAACCATTTTTATCTTGACTGTTTCCTTGtcctgtaagcagtctattgaCAAGGTAAGCCAGCAATCAATGCATTTGggggaactatccctttaataacaataataaaataatgatagatTTATATAAAGTTTTTTTTCCAGATGCTCAAAGGGCTATACATGGTAAGTGGTTGGGATATTACCTTATCCACCACCCAGACATATGGCGCCAGACAGATCAACCACACATCAGCTATCATGGTGGACAGGTGACTCAGGTGAGGAGAGATTTACCTCGACGTAGGCATCAGGGATCCCTAGCAGGCTGCTGTGCAGGTCAGTGGCACGGAGGTTTAAACCTTGGGGACCTTACGTTCCTCTGCTGTATAGATCTGGACCCAAGCCAGAACACACACCACCAGCAGGCACtgcagaagagaggaggaggacatgcCTCTCAGTCAGATAGGGCTTGATCTGTGGAGGGAAGATAActaggggagagaaggggggggggggggcagagagagagtgcgagagagaaaccgggaggggtagaaagagagaagagaggcagagagaaaaagagggagggggagaaagagagaagagaggcagagagagagaggggaagaaagagagaagagaggcagagagagagagagagagggggagatgaaaGAAAAGAGAAAATATAAACCTGAAAACACTAACCATCTTCACAGAGAAGAGGAACAAATGAAAAGATAGAAAAAGtcagaagaagagaggaaagactTGATATATCAGGACataacgtggaaacaacgttgattcaaccagtttttgcccaatGAGTTCTTTACATTATGTTCATTTTCAAATCTAATACATTATAAAATAAACTCTCGGTAGGGTCATAATACCTGTGTTCTGTAGAGTCTGGGGACGAGCGTCTGTCTGTCTCGAAAACCAACCACTGATGGTTTTTCCTATGCCCTCTCACTGTTTGTAAACACCTCACCCGTGTATCCACAATAcaccccctctccccccacaCAGAAATGCAATGACACTCCACAGGTGGCTTGTTCTCAGTAATGCCTCAACCAATGAGATAACAGTCTGCGTTGCCAAATAACAGCAACACCTACGAATAGTATAAACCTCTAATGGTGATGAACTGAAGACCAGGCTTTTGAATAAACTCCTAGATTCACAGCCTTCAAAGAGTGAGGAAAACGTTGCCAGCTGTCAAATCCTTGCTTCCCTGTTTTTTATCAATTCCTCTCAAAGCTCATTGGAGGATGACAACCAAGGGAGGGACCTTGgatccactcctctcctccgaAGCGATTTGAGATGGATTGAGGAAACAAGGAGGGAGGAAGCAAGGATTTGACAGCCAGTAATGTTTTCATACACAGCCAGTCCAATGTGTCCATAAAGGGGAGGTTACTAGTTCTTTACAAGACCTtcatccctatatagtgcactacttttgaccagggcccatagagtgggtagtgccctacatagggaatagggtgccatttggaacacaaacaGGGACTAATAGCTGAGTGACGTATCATGTGTCATCATGACATATTACCATGGCAACACGTTGTTCCACACCTGTGATTGTTCAAGCTGGCCTAAAATGTGTTTGGTACGCCTAGTTCCAACATTGTTTCGTTTATTTAAAACATGTTTCCTCACAGCACAAGAAGAGTCTGGTATCTGTACATCTGGTCTGGTTCCTTAATTAAATACCTAAATTAGCTCTATACTGTTACTGCTTTCTTACTTTGTCATAACCCCAAATAAACATTCTTTGCAGGGGACATGCTATATATTTTCTTTGCTTTCAAACTTTTCAACTGCCCTAAAATAGAACCAAAGTGAACCAGGAAGACTCGGGTATTTGTGTCCTAACTGTAAAAACACACATATATAGCTTTTAAATCACTTCCTTTTATTGGTGTTACTCTCTAAGAATTGTGTTCCTTTTCTAACAGACCTTCATGTAAGTGAGCCTCATTTCAACACAACTAAAAAAAAtatgagagagactgaaagcCCTGTGCAGTGAATCTAGTTTTTATTAATTGATGCCATGGTAGAGTGAGCACGGAAGTGACAGTTGGACAGAGCCAATCAGACACAGAGCTAGATGGAGCATAACAGTACAATCATAGTGACAAGAGGTCAACTTCTTTACTGCAGTTCACGGGATAAACAGACACAGAACCCATGTTTTATGATGACGTTTACTGGAAATAAGCAGTATGTTGCTAAATCTGGTGCATGGACAGTCTTAAATCTGGTGCATGGACAGTCTTAAATCTGGTGCATGGACAGTCTTAAATCTGGTGCATGGACAGTCCTAAATCTGGTGCATGGACAGTCCTAAATCTGGTGCATGGACAGTCCTAAATCTGGTGCATGGACAGTCTTAAATCTGGTGAACTGTTTGTCATGCATGGTCCCTGATCCCCTGAGATCTGATTTATACCCAAATCAGTTAAATACACAAagtgggagactgagagagagacatcagtGTAGACACTAATTACAATACACTAACTGTAAGGTGGAGGTGGAGTTTTGTACTGCTCAATGTTCTAGAATCTAGTGTGTTATGATGAGCCTGAGGATGAGGTCAGGGGGAGGACGGTTTTTCAGCTCAGTTTGAGGAGAATTAGAAATCCATGTAACAGATGAGGGGTCCGAAATGGGACGTTGTTGTAAATATAGATGAGATGAGAGAGACCATGGGACCAGACGTTGCTGTAGATAACAAGAGGCCTCTACTGGATATAGGACTATCAATAGTAAATGTTGTTTTAACTATGTGGAAGGGGTCTAATGAGCTCTAGGGTGTACTGTAGGcgtttagggtgtaggggtagTACACGGTCTACTGGGCTCTATGGTCTAGGGTGTAGGAGTAGTACAGGGTTTACTGTAGAGGCTCTAGAATGTAGGAGTAGTACAGGGTCTACTGTAGAGGCTCTAGGGTGTAGGAGTAGTACAGGGTCTACTGTAGGGGCTCTTGGGTATAGGAGTAGTACAGGGTTTACTGTAGGTGCTCTAGGGTGTAGGAGTAGTACAGTGTCTACTGTAGGGGCTCTAGGGTGTAGGAGTAGTACAGTGTCTACTGTAGGGGCTCTAGGGTGTAGGGGTAGTACACGGTCTACTGGGCTCTATGGTCTAGGGTGTAGGAGTAGTACAGGGTTTACTGTAGAGGCTCTAGAATGTAGGAGTAGTACAGGGTCTACTGTAGAGGCTCTAGGGTGTAGGAGTAGTACAGTGTCTACTGTAGGGGCTCTTGGGTATAGGAGTAGTACAGGGGTTACTGTAGGTGCTCTAGGGTGTAGGAGTAGTACAGGGTCTACTGTAGGTGCTCTAGGGTGTAGGAGTAGTACAGTGTCTACTGTAGGGGCTCTAGGGTGTAGGAGTAGTACAGTGTCTACTGTAGGGGCTCTAGGGTGTAGGTGTAGTACAGGGTCTACTGTAGGGGTTCTAGGGTGTAGGAGTAGTACAGTGTCTACTGTAGAGGCTCGAGGGTGTAGGAGTAGTACAGGGTCTACTGTAGGGGCTCTAGGGTGTAGGAGTAGTACAGTGTCTACTGTAGGGGCTCTAGGGTGTAGGAGTAGTACAGGCTCCCTCCCTTCTTCAGGAAACATTGATGTTGCCAAGTTCCAATCTTGATGGAGCGCTCGCAGGTCCCCAGCAGGTCGTCGAAGAGCACGTCACTGTCATACACCTCCAGCCTCATGGGGTTGTTCTCAATGGCGTTGAAGAAGTTGAAGTCCTCCTTCCACCAGGGGTCATGGTTGTTGTTCTTTACCTCTGTCTTCCCACCGTAGCCGGAGCCCATAAACACCTAAATCATAATGATACTTGTGATGATAATgacaataatgatgatgatgatgatgagaataatgatactgataataatgataataatggcaATACTGATTATGGTAATGACGATAATGACGATGACGATAATGACAATACTGATTATGGCAATGATGACTGTGATGATGATAATTACACTACTGATTATGGAAattatgataatgatgatgatgtgtgttaTAATTATAATTTTCATTATTACCATAATCAGTATCGTCATTATTATCAGTAtcacggcccactaccaaaacctgctGGCTCTcattcactgcagccgaggtgagtaaaacatttaaacatgttaacccttgcaaggctgccggcccagatagCATATCTAgccgcgtactcagagcatgtgcagaccagctggctggtgtgtttacagacattcAATCAACCCTTAACCCAGTCTGCTTTTCCCACAtgtttcaagagggccaccattgttcctgttcccaagaaagcaatgggaactgagctaaatgactatcgaccTGTAGcgctcacttccatcatcatgaagtgctttgagagactagtcaaggaccatatcacctccaccctacctgacaccctagacccactccaatttgcttaccgcccaaataggtccacagacgatgcaatctcaaccacactgcacactgccctaacccatctggacaagaggaatacctacgtgagaatgctgttcatcgactacagctcggcattcaacaccatagtaccctacaaactcgtcatcaagctggagaccctgggtctcgaccccgtcctgtgcaactgggccctggactttctgacaggccgccccaaggtggtgagggtaggaaacaacatctccaccctgctgatcctcaacactggggccccacaagggtgtgttctgagccctctcctgtactccctgttcacccacgactgcgtggccatacacgcctccaactcaatcaccaagtttgcagacgacactacagtggtaggcttgattaccaacaatgatgagacggcctacagggaggaggtgagggccctcggagtgtggtgtcaggaaaataacctcacactcaacatccaCAAAaccaaggagatgatcgtggacttcaggaaacagcagcgggagcacccccctatccacatcgacaggacagtagtggagaaggttgaaAGTTTTAAGtccctcggcgtacacatcacggacaaactgaaatgtttcacccacacagacagcgtggtgatgAAGCCGCAagagtgcctcttcaacctcaggaggctgaagaaatttggcttgtcaccgaaaacactcacaaacttttacagatgcacaatcatgagcatcctgtcgggctgtatcaccgcctggtacggcaactgctccgcccacaaccgtaagactctccagagggtagtgaggtctgcacaacgcatcaccgggggcaaactacctgccctccaggacacctacaccccccgatgtcacaggaaggccaaaaatatcatcaaggacaaccacacgagccactgcctgttcaccccgctttcatccagaaggcgaggtcagtacaggtgcatcaaagctgggaccgagagactaaaaaacagcttctatctcaaggccatcagactgttaaacagccaccactaacattgagtggctgctgccaacatactgactcaactccagccactttaataattaataattggatgtaataaatatatcactagccactttaaacaatgccactttatataatgtttacataccctacattactcatatgtataaactgtactctataccatctactgcttcTTGCCTATACTGCAcgaccatcgctcatccatatatttatatgtacatattcttattaattccctTACActtgaaattgttagattacttgttagttattactgcacggtcggaactagaagcacaagcatttcactacactctcattaaaatctgctaaccatgtgtatgtgaccaataaaattttaattgatttgatttgtcatcattcttatcattatcatcatcattattacaaTTATTTTCATTATCGTCATTATCATCATTAGATTAGATGTATAAGCCCCCACCCCCACAGATGTTCATAGTATAAAGGGGGAAGGGTGACTCACCTCATCTAATCTACTAATGTATAGCACTAGCACCTGGCTATTTTGCACCACATCAGCTATCATGGTGGACAGGTGACTCAGGTGAGGAGAGATTTACCTTGACGTAGGCATCAGGGGTCTGGAACAAGCCGCTGTTCAGGTCGCTGGCTCTGAGGTTGAACACCTTGAGGACCTTACGTTCCTCTGCTGCATAGATCTGGACCACAGCCAGAACACACACCACCAGCAGGCAccacagaagagaggaggaggacatggCTATCAGTCAGATAGGGCTTGATCTGTGGAGGGAAGACAactaggaggggggggggcagagagggagggagggagaaagagagaagagaagcagagtgagagagatagagagggagggaggaagaaagagagagagagagagagagagagagagagagagggagaaatagagagagagagacagagagagagagagagcgagagagagagagagagagagagagagagagagagagagggagatagagagagtgagagagagagagagagagagagagagagagagagagagagagagagagagagagagagagagagagaaaagaaagagagagagagagagagagagagagagagagagagagagagggagagagaaagagagagagtgagagagagagggagggagagagagagagagagagaaagaaagagagagacagagagagagagagagagagagagagagagagagagagagagagagagagagaagaaacaacaggattggacccttttttttggacccaaatctaacttcctgtagctctggacctgaagcaaggatatgcatattcatgataccatttgaaaggaaacgttttgaagtttgtggaagtGTGAAATGAATTTAGGAGAAAATAACACATTAGATGTGGTAAAAGATAATATATcgaaaaaaacatgcattttcaaactgtagaacccagttcctacatttgaatataaaaattgattttataaaACAAAAccatgctacattttatctctgggaccctcaggatgacaaatcagagccagattactgaatgtaagtacattatttaccttcagagattaatgtatcaaaccagttgccgtgctAGAAGTTTTCTGTTCTTGTGCactcaaacaataacatggtaatgtttcactgtaatagctactgtaaattggagagtgcagttagattaacaataatttaagctttcttaAATTATGTCTATGACacgtctatgtcctggaaaggtcctcatgctaatcacattagagcacattagctcaaccgtcccgcgcgtgggggggggggggggggggggaatcccgTAGAGGTTAAAGAAAGTGTATGAGCTTGTCACAGAGCAGAAACTGTCTTCAAACCGTAAACATACAAACATAACATTGTAATAACAATGTACATCCATTTCAAGGTCTCGTTCAGTTTAGGGATAACAactaggagagagaagaagacaatACACATGCCACatacagagagaacgagagagggagaggccaagATACTTCTGAGAGAAACAAACCCAGTAGAGACGAAGAaaactacagagagagggagaagccaaGATACTTCTGAGAGAAACAACCAGTAGAGACGAAGAaaactacagagagagggagaggccaagATACATCTGAGAAAAACAAACCCAGTATAGATGAAGAaaactacagagagagggagaggccaagATACATCTGAGAAAAACAAACCCAGTAGAGACGAAGAaaactacagagagagggagaggccaagATACATCTGAGAAAAACAACCAGTAGAGACAAAGAaaactacagagagagggagaagccaaGATACATCTGAGAAAAACAAACCCAGTAGAGATGAAGAaaactacagagagagggagaggccaagATACATCTGAGAAAAACAAACCCAGTAGAGATGAAGAaaactacagagagagggagaggccaagATACATCTGAGAAAAACAAACCCAGTAGAGACAAAGAaaactacagagagagggagaagccaaGATACATCTGAGAAAaacaaaccaaatagagacaaaGAAATGactacagagagagtgagagatagaaagATGTATTGGCTGTCTTTTACCTCAGCCTTGTAGCGTCTGAATGTTGTGCATTCTACCCAGtaaatataacatactgtacagtccCTTCAGCCCCCTCCACTCTAAAGGTGACAGCAACATACATATGGTCAGTTCTCAAGCATCGCCTCAGCCAATGAGTCTCCACGGTGCTGGCTATGAGACGGCAACGCCCTATACTACGTGGCAAACAGGGATTTGAACTGAAATCTTTGTCGTGTCCCAAATGAAAGCTGGGATGAAGCCTGGGTTAACAGAGATGGTTGCATTACATAATGAAAGGTAGGTTAGGGTACGACTGTGAGAAAAGGCTTTCCTGCAACAGGTGGGTGACAACAGGGGCCAACGTTGTTGTCATGGTTAAAAGAGATGGTCTCATTACATAATGAATGGTAGGTTAGGGTACGACTGTGAGAAAAGGCTTTCCTCCAACAGGTGGGTGACAACAGGGGCCAACGTTGTTGTCATGGTTAACAGAGGTAGAAATGGTTTTATTACATAATGAAAGGTAGGTTACGGTATGCCTGAGAGAAAAGGCTTTCCTCCAACAGCTGGGTTAATTTGACCAAAAACTATAACCCTGTAGCTAACATCGACCAAGTCTTCACAACCTAATTACACTATCTAACTGAGATATCTTTAGCTATCGAGCTAGCTTGTCTGCTGGAGGAAatgcttttccttagggtgctttaTAGTCATTCAGTTTTTGTtattcttttgttttttttatcctcttatgtttgtggtgtagtaaatatttcagttttattatttattattttattttcattgttgttgttttttcctgTGAATCACAACGCGTTGCATTCCGTGTCTGTAAAGTGGTGTAtcaataaagcttgatttgatttgaatgcacAGACACCGTGATGAGATAGATCCTgtggcccattgtcgtgccattcatccgccgccatcacctcatgtttcagaatgataatgcacggccccatgtcctGCATAAGACCAGCCCTTAGCCGTTGTATATTGGCCGTAtacttattgcttaagtatacaattcctggaagctgaaaatgtcccagttcttccatggcctacatactcaccagacatgtcacccattgagcctgtttgggatgctctgcatcgacgtgtacaacagagtgttccagttcccgccaatatccagcaactttgaacagccattgaagaggattgggacaacattccacagaccacaatcaacagtcggatcaactctatgtgaaggagatgtgtcgcgctgcatgagacaaatggtcacaccagatactgactggttttctgatccactcccctaaCTTTTTTAAAGTATCTGtgcaacagatgcatatctgtattcacagtcatgtgaaatccatagattagggcctaatttatttatttcaattgactgatttt from Oncorhynchus clarkii lewisi isolate Uvic-CL-2024 chromosome 30, UVic_Ocla_1.0, whole genome shotgun sequence includes the following:
- the LOC139389906 gene encoding perforin-1-like isoform X2 — protein: MSSSSLLWCLLVVCVLAVVQIYAAEERKVLKVFNLRASDLNSGLFQTPDAYVKVFMGSGYGGKTEVKNNNHDPWWKEDFNFFNAIENNPMRLEVYDSDVLFDDLLGTCERSIKIGTWQHQCFLKKGGSLYYSYTLEPLQ
- the LOC139389906 gene encoding perforin-1-like isoform X1 yields the protein MSSSSLLWCLLVVCVLAVVQIYAAEERKVLKVFNLRASDLNSGLFQTPDAYVKVFMGSGYGGKTEVKNNNHDPWWKEDFNFFNAIENNPMRLEVYDSDVLFDDLLGTCERSIKIGTWQHQCFLKKGGSLYYSYTLEPLQ